In the genome of Ignavibacteria bacterium, one region contains:
- a CDS encoding TonB-dependent receptor, whose amino-acid sequence MKKIFTCFLFVTIILIQNGFAGNTGKIAGKVIDSDTKEPIPFANVIINGTSLGAATNLSGEFVILNVPPGVHTVTASVVGYMKKSIRDVRVNVDFTTRLEFTLSQGSIDLPAVVVQGERNPLIRQDLTNPIASITDETIGELPVDQINDVIKLQAGVVVGNDGDIHIRGGLGNEIAFNLNGVTLNDPYGNRRSVGLATNAVQEVSVSSGTFSAEYGNALSGVVNYVTKEGPQRYTASIKAYGGDYLSSRKELFTNIDEIDPFNRARTEVTLGGPFPFLPNNFSFFLSSVYESFKGSLYGVRLYNPTDSYLERNNFSSSDSRYGASTTSYFFNPYSKDSTGMPSGDGAIVPMNWSKSFNFQGNLVYKPLSTLKFRYELVLDNGKSQDYERAYKFNPDGRGTNYSSGYINSFGVTHTVSNNLFYNLKASFGVNEYKSYLYENPLDPRYLPSLYARGIGNTGFLAGGTDRSRFNRKTETIGIKGDLVAQLLNVHEVKFGFEIRKHKLNVESFSTQVGYINSFGDFTTFNPTDLLYDSLNIVQKIPTDTSLYTAYAREPFQAAVYLLDKIELASSMILNVGLRYEYFDPAAQYNPYVSRDLSDLKAGAITPGIADALPKHRLSPRFSVSYPITDAGVIRFSYGHFYQVPSLASLYSNPNFYVANFGENPTFGNPNVEPQRSVQYELGLQQLLMEDLGLNVTGFYKDVSNYIYTQQIFTPEGRGFYLLTNLAYSNSKGVTVSLLKRRSPGDLFSATLDYTFSLAEGNRTYPSDEIFFSEQSGKQSETYLVPFSFDRSHVINATVAFTKQNDWTASLIGYMQTGTPYTPVFPSNIVDITFEQGSGRQPIQWNVDLKLEKFFMLGNLKFSLFCQVENLFDTENELFVYASSGRSRSNIEEKDIPIVFSDIIKRIKRGDAGLMPLNEIEEYYSLRPERVNRPREIRVGFSLIFN is encoded by the coding sequence ATGAAAAAAATCTTCACATGTTTCTTGTTTGTTACTATTATTTTGATCCAGAATGGATTTGCTGGCAATACAGGAAAAATTGCCGGTAAAGTTATCGATTCTGACACCAAGGAACCAATCCCATTTGCAAATGTAATTATTAATGGCACTTCACTCGGTGCGGCTACAAACCTTTCAGGAGAATTTGTAATTTTAAATGTTCCTCCGGGAGTACATACAGTCACAGCATCCGTTGTTGGCTATATGAAAAAATCAATTCGCGACGTGAGAGTGAATGTTGATTTTACAACTCGATTGGAATTCACTCTATCACAAGGTTCAATTGATCTGCCTGCAGTAGTTGTTCAAGGTGAAAGAAATCCATTGATAAGGCAGGACTTAACTAATCCAATTGCTTCAATCACTGATGAGACAATTGGTGAACTCCCGGTCGATCAAATTAATGATGTTATTAAATTACAAGCCGGAGTTGTGGTCGGTAATGATGGTGACATTCATATTCGTGGCGGTTTAGGGAATGAAATCGCATTCAATTTAAATGGCGTTACTCTCAATGATCCATACGGCAACCGAAGATCAGTTGGGCTCGCAACAAATGCAGTTCAAGAAGTTTCAGTTTCCAGTGGAACTTTTAGTGCCGAGTATGGAAATGCTTTAAGCGGAGTAGTGAATTACGTTACAAAGGAAGGTCCACAAAGATACACTGCAAGCATCAAAGCTTACGGCGGCGATTATCTCTCATCACGGAAAGAATTATTTACAAATATTGATGAGATCGATCCATTTAACCGTGCAAGAACAGAAGTTACGCTCGGAGGACCGTTTCCATTTCTGCCGAATAATTTTTCGTTCTTTCTTTCTTCGGTTTATGAGAGTTTTAAAGGATCGCTCTATGGTGTGAGATTATACAATCCAACAGATTCATATCTCGAAAGAAATAATTTCAGCTCATCCGATTCGAGATATGGCGCATCAACCACAAGTTATTTCTTTAATCCTTATTCAAAAGATTCTACCGGAATGCCATCTGGTGATGGAGCAATTGTTCCAATGAACTGGTCAAAGTCATTTAATTTTCAAGGCAACTTAGTTTACAAACCACTTTCAACTTTAAAATTCAGATATGAACTTGTGCTTGATAACGGAAAATCTCAAGATTATGAACGTGCATATAAATTTAATCCTGACGGCAGGGGAACAAATTACAGCAGTGGTTATATTAATTCTTTTGGAGTGACACACACAGTATCAAATAATTTATTTTATAATTTAAAAGCATCGTTTGGAGTTAATGAATATAAATCGTACTTGTACGAAAATCCGCTTGATCCACGATATTTGCCATCTCTCTATGCCCGCGGAATTGGGAATACCGGATTTCTTGCTGGCGGCACTGATAGAAGCAGATTCAATAGAAAGACAGAGACAATTGGTATTAAAGGAGATTTAGTCGCACAACTATTAAATGTGCATGAAGTTAAATTTGGATTTGAAATTAGGAAACACAAATTGAACGTAGAAAGTTTTTCAACTCAAGTTGGATATATTAATTCGTTTGGTGATTTTACTACGTTCAATCCCACTGATCTTTTATATGATTCGTTAAATATTGTACAGAAAATTCCAACGGATACTTCACTCTATACGGCTTATGCAAGAGAGCCATTCCAGGCTGCAGTATATTTGTTGGATAAAATAGAACTTGCCTCTTCTATGATTCTCAATGTTGGTTTACGATACGAATATTTTGATCCTGCTGCGCAGTACAATCCATATGTCAGCAGGGATTTAAGTGATCTGAAAGCAGGTGCGATCACTCCAGGGATCGCCGATGCATTACCGAAACACCGATTGAGTCCGCGCTTTAGTGTCTCGTATCCAATAACAGACGCTGGTGTGATCAGATTTTCTTATGGGCATTTTTATCAAGTCCCGTCATTGGCAAGTCTTTATTCAAATCCGAATTTTTATGTGGCGAACTTTGGCGAGAATCCGACTTTCGGTAATCCGAATGTTGAACCGCAAAGAAGTGTTCAATACGAACTTGGACTTCAGCAGCTTTTAATGGAAGATCTCGGATTGAATGTGACAGGATTTTATAAAGATGTTAGCAATTACATTTATACTCAGCAAATTTTTACACCTGAAGGAAGAGGATTCTATCTTCTGACTAATCTTGCTTATTCAAACAGTAAAGGTGTCACAGTATCGTTATTAAAGCGAAGATCTCCAGGAGACCTTTTCTCTGCAACACTTGATTATACATTTTCGCTTGCGGAAGGAAACAGAACTTATCCTTCTGATGAAATTTTCTTTAGCGAACAATCTGGGAAACAGTCTGAGACTTACCTTGTTCCATTTAGTTTCGATAGAAGTCATGTGATCAATGCAACTGTCGCATTCACAAAACAAAATGATTGGACTGCATCATTGATTGGTTATATGCAAACCGGGACTCCCTATACGCCGGTCTTCCCTTCCAATATAGTTGATATTACATTCGAGCAAGGAAGCGGAAGACAACCGATTCAATGGAATGTTGATCTTAAACTTGAAAAATTCTTCATGCTTGGTAATTTGAAATTCTCGTTATTCTGCCAAGTCGAAAATCTATTCGATACGGAAAATGAATTATTTGTTTATGCGTCATCAGGAAGATCGAGATCCAATATTGAAGAAAAAGATATCCCCATAGTTTTTTCAGATATTATTAAGAGGATAAAACGTGGTGATGCAGGTCTAATGCCTCTGAACGAAATAGAAGAATATTATTCACTAAGACCTGAGAGAGTCAATCGACCTCGTGAAATTAGGGTTGGATTCTCGTTAATCTTTAATTAG